Proteins found in one Lachancea thermotolerans CBS 6340 chromosome C complete sequence genomic segment:
- a CDS encoding KLTH0C09526p (conserved hypothetical protein) yields the protein MSALVNSNFEEEVGEYVSRAKFRKRIRSWLSTSKEDWAGASGCEKHTAKEVSYDTEQLDFLLRLSGLQETQEDPRRDSLSLTSAEKLCSSVLSSGDEAEPTTRRGRILQFYRKLKSSFHRPSAGSLPGLREKHASKPWINLQEGEANFPELPQSKTDGAGLSDFVSPPCLSHDQMCTDVAVTRLSLEQWSLRDS from the coding sequence ATGAGCGCTTTGGTAAACTCTaatttcgaagaagaggttgGCGAGTATGTGAGCCGGGCAAAGTTTAGAAAACGAATTCGTTCCTGGCTGTCAACGTCCAAAGAAGACTGGGCAGGCGCTTCAGGATGCGAGAAGCACACAGCTAAAGAAGTCAGCTATGACACAGAGCAGCTCGATTTCCTACTGCGTCTCAGCGGGTTGCAGGAGACGCAGGAAGACCCCAGGCGGGATAGTTTATCTCTGACATCGGCCGAAAAGCTCTGCAGCTCAGTGCTAAGTTCTGGAGATGAGGCAGAACCAACAACCCGCAGGGGAAGAATTTTGCAATTTTACaggaagctcaaaagctcatttCACAGGCCGAGCGCTGGATCATTGCCTGGGCTCCGCGAAAAACACGCCAGCAAACCGTGGATTAACTTGCAGGAGGGAGAAGCAAACTTCCCTGAGCTGCCacaatcaaaaactgaTGGTGCGGGCTTGTCAGACTTTGTTTCGCCCCCCTGTCTGTCTCATGATCAGATGTGCACTGATGTTGCAGTGACACGGCTCTCGCTTGAGCAATGGTCCCTTCGCGATAGTTAG
- the SDD3 gene encoding Sdd3p (similar to uniprot|Q12496 Saccharomyces cerevisiae YOL098C Hypothetical ORF), with the protein MAFNKLVSFQVEYAPQYHLAKYVSPRTRLQLVHINNKASPLVQGYFAVATECPTDSGVPHTLEHLIFMGSKKFPYKGLLDTAGNLCMSSTNAWTATDQTVYTLTSAGWQGFKKLLPVYLDHVLHPTITDDACTTEVYHVDPEDLQEKGVVFSEMEGIESQSWFITMLEKQRQMFPEGSGYRSETGGLTSQLRHLTNEEIRQFHKDMYSPENLCLIICGNVPEDELLSILTQFDETLPEFKGDRRRPFLDSKESQIPVKRTQTIETEIEFPETDESQGEILMSWIAEPYSSHLEDLAVSILMDYFTKTALAPFNSQLVEIDDPYANFADYWTDDFMRTIMNLNFHGVPVKRLGEAKEKVLDILKSHKIDISRIRQVLENGKWDYVMDCEKNGCTLLSQTCITDFLYGDESGEILEQSIKDLKDFDVLSSWTVDEWQNLLKKVFIKNHPVIVLGKPSMELYKRLQDEKEERTKQAEQKLGKKGKEMLKERLEEAIRHNSVEVPSDLLREFVIEEPEKSVDFISTEGVSTVSSTKEVTESPLAQRILKSKPENFPFFLRLEQFPSQFIELRVLLNSAKVKDVTLLPLYHVICELFSMPMKAEDGSIISFESVVSALKSETVDSQISLGPSRSFPDLLEIQISCKNADYENAVKWIKHCLFDMVFDEKRVRVLLEKYLSSIVEIKREGESMVRSLFDRHFYTARTMKKSTDALFVEEIIEDILDDIDDGKFKKEVLPQLNAMRDQMVADLHSYHILIFGDIEKLNNVYEPWLPVAARASKGKSAITDVPPVPRLIDCLSPLGNHPKGVAHIITTPASESSYMTTATKLDLGNDYSHPDYATLCLAAEYLECVEGPFWKGIRGSGLAYGANIVKMSESDAIGFSVYRGADVIECYKTARNIVNDYASGKCDIEPQLLQGAMSSIINGIATAESDYFSAALMKYIDDYCRKRGPDFNQAFLQRLGMVTVSDIQAALAKYFTSIFDANTSSVFISCHPGKLETIQAFLEKEGYKVIVEELEDESDEDSEAESDEDSEAESDEVSTNESE; encoded by the coding sequence ATGGcgttcaacaagctcgTATCTTTCCAGGTTGAGTACGCTCCGCAGTACCACCTAGCCAAGTACGTGTCGCCGCGCACGCGGCTTCAACTCGTccacatcaacaacaaggcGTCCCCGCTGGTGCAGGGTTATTTCGCGGTGGCGACCGAATGTCCTACAGACTCCGGTGTGCCCCATACGCTGGAGCATTTGATATTCATGGGGTCTAAGAAGTTCCCTTACAAGGGTCTACTAGACACTGCGGGCAACTTGTGCATGTCTTCGACGAACGCGTGGACGGCAACGGACCAGACTGTATATACACTAACATCTGCGGGCTGGCAAgggttcaagaagctccTTCCAGTATATCTAGACCACGTTCTTCACCCAACCATCACGGATGATGCCTGCACGACTGAGGTTTACCACGTCGACCCAGAAGACTTGCAGGAGAAAGGTGTGGTGTTCAGCGAGATGGAGGGTATAGAGTCTCAAAGCTGGTTCATCACTATGCTCGAGAAACAGAGACAGATGTTCCCTGAAGGAAGCGGCTACCGTTCTGAGACCGGCGGCCTCACCAGCCAGCTAAGACACTTGACCAACGAAGAAATCAGGCAATTCCACAAAGACATGTACTCACCCGAGAATCTCTGTCTTATCATCTGCGGTAACGTTCCTGAAGACGAACTGCTGAGCATTCTGACTCAGTTCGATGAAACGCTGCCTGAGTTCAAGGGCGACCGCCGCAGGCCCTTCCTCGACAGCAAAGAATCTCAAATTCCCGTCAAGAGGACGCAGACTATTGAGACAGAAATCGAATTCCCTGAAACAGATGAGTCCCAGGGTGAGATTCTAATGTCTTGGATTGCCGAGCCCTACTCTTCGCACCTCGAAGATCTTGCCGTCTCTATATTGATGGACTACTTCACCAAAACTGCGCTTGCGCCTTTCAACAGCCAACTGGTTGAGATAGATGATCCATATGCAAACTTTGCAGACTACTGGACAGACGACTTCATGCGCACAATCATGAATCTGAACTTTCACGGAGTCCCTGTCAAGCGACTGGGCGAGGCAAAGGAGAAAGTGCTTGACATCTTGAAGAGCCACAAGATTGATATATCCCGCATTAGACAGGTCCTTgaaaatggcaaatggGACTATGTCATGGACTGTGAGAAAAATGGGTGTACGTTGCTAAGTCAAACGTGTATAACAGACTTCCTCTACGGTGATGAGAGCGGCGAGATTCTTGAACAGAGCATCAAAGATCTGAAAGATTTCGATGTTCTCTCCAGCTGGACCGTGGACGAGTGGCAGAAtctgttgaagaaagtaTTCATTAAAAACCATCCCGTCATCGTTCTGGGGAAACCAAGCATGGAGCTTTACAAGCGCTTGCAGGACGAGAAAGAGGAGAGAACCAAGCAAGCGGAACAGAAACTGGGAAAGAAGGGCAAAGAGATGCTCAAGGAAAGGCTTGAAGAGGCCATCCGCCACAACTCAGTTGAAGTACCATCTGATCTTCTAAGAGAATTCGTGATAGAAGAGCCAGAGAAAAGTGTGGACTTCATCAGCACAGAAGGTGTGTCCACTGTTTCCAGCACAAAAGAGGTCACAGAGAGCCCATTGGCTCAAAGAATCCTGAAGTCTAAGCCAGAAAACTTTCCTTTCTTCCTCCGCCTGGAACAGTTTCCATCCCAGTTTATCGAACTTCGTGTTTTGCTGAACTCGGCCAAAGTCAAGGATGTCACTCTGCTTCCTTTGTACCATGTTATCTGTGAATTGTTCTCCATGCCTATGAAAGCTGAAGATGGATCTATCAtcagctttgaaagcgTGGTCTCAGCTCTAAAATCGGAAACTGTTGACTCTCAAATATCCTTGGGCCCAAGCCGGAGTTTTCCCGACTTGCTCGAGATCCAGATTTCGTGTAAGAATGCGGATTACGAAAACGCTGTAAAATGGATTAAGCACTGCCTCTTTGACATGGTATTTGATGAAAAGAGAGTGCGCgttttgcttgaaaaatatttgaGCTCCATTgttgaaatcaaaagagaaggcgaATCTATGGTTCGTTCTTTGTTCGATAGACACTTTTATACCGCAAGaacaatgaagaaatcaaCAGATGCATTGTTCGTGGAAGAAATAATCGAGGATATATTGGACGATATTGATGACGGAAAATTTAAAAAGGAAGTATTGCCTCAGCTGAATGCAATGAGAGATCAAATGGTTGCCGACCTGCACTCTTACCATATTTTGATATTTGGTGATATCGAAAAGCTAAACAATGTTTATGAGCCTTGGCTGCCCGTAGCTGCCAGAGCAAGCAAGGGAAAATCTGCTATTACTGATGTTCCTCCTGTCCCTCGCCTAATTGATTGCCTTTCTCCTCTCGGGAACCATCCTAAAGGTGTTGCTCATATTATCACAACACCTGCATCTGAGTCATCATATATGACAACTGCAACTAAGCTTGATCTTGGCAATGATTATTCTCACCCAGACTATGCGACTTTATGTCTAGCTGCTGAATACTTGGAGTGTGTCGAAGGGCCATTTTGGAAAGGAATCCGTGGCTCGGGTTTAGCTTACGGGGCAAATATTGTTAAAATGTCCGAATCCGATGCAATTGGGTTTTCAGTCTATCGCGGAGCAGATGTCATTGAATGTTACAAAACTGCAAGAAATATAGTCAACGACTATGCCTCCGGCAAATGTGATATTGAGCCGCAATTACTACAGGGTGCTATGAGTAGTATTATAAATGGAATTGCAACAGCTGAATCAGATTACTTCTCAGCCGCATTGATGAAATATATTGATGACTATTGTCGGAAAAGAGGTCCAGATTTCAACCAGGCTTTCCTGCAAAGGTTAGGGATGGTAACTGTTTCTGACATTCAAGCAGCGCTCGCGAAGTATTTCACAAGCATCTTCGACGCCAACACATCGAGTGTTTTCATAAGTTGTCACcctggaaagcttgaaacaaTACAGGCCtttcttgagaaagagGGGTACAAAGTTATCgtcgaagagctggaggatGAAAGCGACGAGGACAGTGAAGCTGAAAGCGACGAGGACAGTGAAGCTGAAAGCGACGAGGTGAGTACAAATGAGAGCGAATAA
- the SLD5 gene encoding DNA replication protein SLD5 (similar to uniprot|Q6Q558 Saccharomyces cerevisiae YDR489W SLD5 Subunit of the GINS complex (Sld5p Psf1p Psf2p Psf3p) which binds to DNA replication origins and facilitates assembly of the DNA replication machinery): MNIDIDDILADLDRDTTAVDQTLTSQGQNDTTVFGSDVPGSDKAGGAAVSPVRDFEALMTHWRNERLSPELLPYPHALMARMLRRVQEQLEHIECISMGYLETLGEEDNDAAGDSGSNSNVLNKLPLLCMEADLERLKFVLRSYVRCRLAKVDKYSLYLRQLAQDNERMVPLSGLLSRQELEYHERHSAILLKLLNNTILRHMPPELQAVDDNEGSVKMVEEPEWDRFVFVYVRGPSSPRDPDPALEVGPDGQCFYNVMIQGLREEVELTVGGIYVMRYNVVRELIMEGKVELI; this comes from the coding sequence ATGAACATCGACATCGATGACATCCTAGCAGACTTAGACAGAGACACGACGGCTGTAGACCAGACTCTCACGTCGCAGGGTCAAAACGACACAACCGTATTTGGGAGCGATGTGCCGGGGAGCGACAAAGCGGGCGGGGCCGCAGTCTCGCCTGTGCGAGACTTTGAAGCGCTGATGACACACTGGAGAAACGAGCGGCTGAGTCCGGAACTCCTGCCGTACCCGCACGCGCTCATGGCCCGCATGCTGCGCCGTGTgcaagagcagctggaacacATAGAATGCATTTCGATGGGATACCTGGAGACCCTTGGCGAGGAAGATAACGACGCGGCTGGCGACAGCGGGAGCAACAGCAATGTGCTCAACAAACTGCCGCTGCTGTGCATGGAGGCGGACCTAGAAAGGCTCAAGTTTGTGCTGCGCAGCTACGTGCGCTGCCGTCTCGCGAAGGTAGACAAGTATAGCTTGTACCTGCGACAACTGGCGCAGGATAACGAGCGCATGGTTCCGCTTAGTGGCCTACTCTCGCGGCAGGAGCTGGAGTACCATGAGCGGCACTCAGCGATCCTTCtcaaactgctcaacaacACCATTCTGCGTCACATGCCGCCCGAGCTGCAGGCCGTGGACGACAACGAGGGTAGCGTAAAGATGGTCGAGGAACCCGAATGGGACCGCTTCGTTTTCGTCTACGTTCGCGGGCCCAGTTCCCCACGGGACCCTGACCCGGCGCTCGAGGTCGGCCCGGACGGCCAGTGCTTTTACAACGTTATGATCCAAGGACTGCGCGAAGAGGTCGAACTCACGGTCGGCGGTATCTACGTGATGCGCTACAACGTCGTCAGGGAGCTCATAATGGAAGGCAAAGTCGAGCTGATATGA
- the PKH1 gene encoding serine/threonine protein kinase PKH1 (similar to uniprot|Q12236 YOL100W Saccharomyces cerevisiae YOL100W PKH2 Serine/threonine protein kinase involved in sphingolipid-mediated signaling pathway that controls endocytosis) codes for MSFRFERPLIPENETDGHHDRTTPGFTLLPPEKDMSTQSVPDSLQASRGYNSSRHIYGQNVPRPPLMEKALTNTDKFIQIHNGDSGQLRSDQNDEAISLSSDDNSADTSGSNMSIKEMTMNEAMRRRQEEWAERGAAKIVKEVVNPETGVTARHVIKKGIKDFKFGEVLGDGSYSTVMLARSIDSGKKYAVKVLNKEYLIRQKKVKYVNIEKNTLQRLNDGRGIIKLYFTFQDEASLYFLLEYAPNGDFLSVIKKYGSLNQDCSVYYSAQILDAIDYLHQKGVIHRDIKPENILLDKDMKVKLTDFGTAKLVEKDETTQTYNLLERSKSFVGTAEYVSPELLNDNYVDYKCDIWAFGCILFQMIAGKPPFKATNEYLTFQKVMKVQYAFTAGFPLIIRDLIKQILVKNPEQRLDTLQVKKHHFFKDTNFHDGSVWDTDPPEIAPYKITAKAMQPVPALKEAKPHLIINMPKKTPRSSSSSLPTTPEPTPDNKKPVASKPASDARTAQILENAKREINNRRQNNRRTTSAASAAAQALMKKAPKSSPATSLSKRTDASQDGAPGKTASPRPPHTAPAARSSDRALPSAAISTAMNLAPAVPPMSKTDILWSFYLKSLDERVLKMGELEMTTSKTSFLEKRISKSGASLVDPEKSSQRTTLLSQVARSGGGVTGFRNESANSVLSEKGYYLEWDIPEDVVADLFKKPTTEDTETHAVSNKFKKLFQVKAEDTEKPELLPGSEFLRKVAVITTFGRCLIFVKRNKLQPETNLFFDLEYDINLSQKGTKIKEIVGGRPQDTKEMNFVIETPFKSFIFKCDTSDTTWLPSLTKSVKLNHDRLLLKNKAEDPSGIASRAAQLASPGLASTASFGSEASSTFVRASPKSPSVPKSSSLTKSPSKSSFALSASLNSAGGKQERLFDTFVSSKGKQGKKLAKPVPLSGKLVNGLPTESLLNDNHSMQPDFSAKNGHSIGGNSRVISGKSSRMLARSDRPLRR; via the coding sequence ATGTCTTTCAGGTTTGAAAGACCTCTAATTCCCGAAAACGAAACGGACGGTCATCACGACAGAACAACCCCCGGCTTCACGCTGCTACCACCTGAAAAAGACATGTCCACGCAGTCAGTTCCCGATAGTTTGCAGGCATCGAGAGGGTACAACTCGTCGCGTCACATCTACGGGCAAAATGTCCCTAGGCCGCCTTTGATGGAGAAGGCTCTGACCAATACTGACAAGTTCATACAAATTCATAACGGTGATTCGGGACAGCTGCGGTCGGACCAGAACGACGAAGCTATCAGTCTGAGCAGCGACGACAACAGCGCGGACACCTCAGGTTCTAACATGTctatcaaagaaatgacCATGAACGAGGCAATGCGCAGAAGGCAAGAGGAATGGGCAGAGCGGGGGGCCGCGAAGATTGTCAAGGAGGTGGTTAACCCTGAAACTGGCGTTACAGCTCGACACGTCATAAAAAAAGGGATCAAGGATTTCAAATTTGGTGAAGTTTTGGGCGACGGCTCCTATTCAACTGTTATGCTTGCGCGTTCTATTGACAGCGGGAAGAAGTACGCGGTAAAGGTTTTGAACAAGGAGTATTTGATCCGCCAAAAAAAGGTGAAATATGTTAACATTGAGAAGAACACATTACAGAGGCTCAACGACGGTAGAGGAATCATCAAGCTCTACTTcacttttcaagatgaaGCTAGCCTTTACTTCTTGTTAGAATACGCTCCAAATGGCGATTTCTTGTctgtcatcaaaaagtATGGCAGTTTGAACCAAGATTGTTCAGTTTATTACTCCGCACAGATTCTCGATGCAATCGACTATCTGCATCAAAAAGGTGTCATTCATAGAGACATCAAGCCAGAAAATATTCTTTTAGACAAGGACATGAAGGTCAAGTTGACTGACTTCGGTACCGCGAAGCTTGTGGAAAAAGACGAAACCACTCAGACGTACAACTTACTGGAAAGATCGAAGTCATTCGTAGGGACTGCCGAATATGTTTCTCCAGAGTTGTTGAATGACAACTATGTCGACTACAAATGTGATATTTGGGCATTTGGTTGCATCCTCTTTCAAATGATCGCGGGAAAGCCTCCTTTCAAAGCCACTAACGAATATCTCACATTTCAGAAAGTTATGAAAGTCCAATATGCATTTACAGCGGGGTTCCCACTGATTATAAGAGACCTGATAAAGCAGATCTTGGTCAAAAACCCGGAACAAAGGTTGGACACACTTCAGGTTAAAAAGCATcactttttcaaggacACAAACTTCCACGACGGCAGTGTTTGGGACACAGACCCTCCAGAGATTGCACCATACAAAATAACAGCGAAAGCTATGCAACCAGTTCCTgcattgaaagaagcaaagCCTCACCTTATTATCAACATGCCTAAGAAAACTCCGcgctcaagctcttcttctctgcCCACCACACCAGAGCCAACTCCtgacaacaaaaagccGGTAGCCTCCAAGCCTGCATCTGATGCGAGAACCGCTCAAATCTTGGAGAACGCAAAGCGTGAGATAAATAATAGGAGGCAGAACAACCGAAGGACCACCAGCGCCgcttctgctgctgcgcaagCCTTAATGAAAAAGGCGCCTAAATCTTCGCCAGCGACATCACTGTCAAAGCGAACGGACGCGTCTCAAGATGGTGCCCCTGGGAAAACTGCTTCACCAAGGCCTCCTCATACAGCGCCCGCTGCGCGTTCTTCCGATCGTGCCTTACCCTCTGCTGCTATTTCAACAGCCATGAATCTGGCACCAGCAGTGCCTCCGATGTCTAAAACTGATATATTATGGTCTTTTTACCTGAAGAGTCTCGACGAGAGAGTGTTAAAGATGGGAGAGCTTGAAATgactacttcaaaaacttcattCCTCGAAAAGCGCATCAGTAAGTCGGGCGCATCTTTAGTTGACCCAGAAAAGTCGTCACAGCGTACTACTTTACTTTCGCAAGTTGCACGTTCAGGTGGCGGCGTTACTGGCTTTCGGAATGAAAGTGCCAACAGCGTGCTTTCTGAAAAGGGTTACTACTTAGAATGGGATATCCCAGAAGACGTAGTAGCtgaccttttcaaaaagcctaCCACAGAGGATACTGAAACACATGCTGTTTCTAataagttcaagaagcttttccagGTTAAGGCAGAAGACACCGAAAAACCTGAGCTCTTGCCAGGTAGCGagtttttgaggaaagTTGCTGTTATAACCACATTTGGACGCTGTTTGATTTTTGTTAAGAGAAACAAACTGCAGCCTGAGACCaatcttttctttgacctcGAATACGATATCAATCTGTCCCAAAAAGGaaccaaaatcaaagaaattgtGGGAGGGAGACCCCAGGATACAAAGGAGATGAACTTCGTGATTGAAACGCCTTTCAAGTCGttcattttcaagtgtGACACAAGCGACACTACGTGGTTGCCATCCTTGACAAAAAGCGTCAAATTGAACCACGACCGGTTATTActgaaaaacaaagctGAGGATCCTAGTGGTATAGCTAGCAGAGCGGCGCAACTTGCAAGCCCTGGACTCGCATCGACCGCTTCATTTGGAAGTGAAGCATCGTCAACTTTTGTACGAGCTTCGCCTAAGTCTCCATCTGTACCCAAATCTTCTTCCCTTACCAAGTCAccatcaaagagctcattTGCTTTATCTGCCTCGCTCAACTCTGCAGGCGGGAAGCAGGAGCGGCTTTTCGACACTTTTGTTAGCTCAAAGGGCAAGCAGGGCAAGAAACTTGCGAAGCCAGTTCCTCTTTCTGGAAAACTTGTGAACGGCCTTCCAACTGAGTCTCTTTTGAATGACAACCATAGCATGCAGCCCGACTTTTCTGCGAAGAATGGGCACTCCATTGGCGGGAACTCAAGAGTTATTTCCGGTAAAAGTTCACGGATGCTCGCGAGGTCGGACAGGCCACTAAGAAGGTGA